A stretch of DNA from Lotus japonicus ecotype B-129 chromosome 4, LjGifu_v1.2:
CGGTTCCTATTCCATTAGCATCTTCTTCATCAGGTAATTCAAGAAAagtatcatcttcctcatctGATAACACAATGTCAGATACTTCTGCAAGGGAATCAAACACTTCTGGCACCACTTGCTGCTGCTGCTCCTTCCAGAGCAAAGTCAAGTTTCCTGAACTTTGGTGTGAACGTTTCATTCCACTGGCAAACTTCACAGCATTATCTGTCCAGTTAAAGCCAATTAAAGCTGAACTGCTTAGTACTCTACGCAATTTTGGACTCGAATCAGCGAGGGGAATTGCATTTGCATCTAATGGACGTTCAGGCCAGTCAAGTGTGGTCTGAAGATCAATGCCATGTATTCTCTTCAACTGCAAATTGTTTCCTATAGAACTGATTATGCTTTTCTCTTGCTCCTGTTCTAGCTCATCACTGTCAAAACCTACTAAATACTCTTCATTAATCATATTATCTAGTGGATTAGCACCATTGTTGTCTGGTAGAACATCAGCAGAAGCAGTTGGAGAAGTAGGGGCACTGTGGCTTTTGCGTTTACTTTTAGGTTCAGAAGATTTGTTTAGAGTTTTTCGAATGATTGCCTCCCATTTTGAGATGGGTGTGTTATCCTCAGCTCCCAGTACATTGCCAGCATTTAATGGTACTACCTCTTGGAAACTGTCAATATAGTATTCAAAAGGAAACCAAATGACATAAAGTTAGACCAATTTTACAACCACTACAGAAAAACTACAATTAAGGCTTTGTAACATCTCATCCTATTAAATCAAAATTTCATGTAGAAGGCCTATTTAGCATAAGAATATAGGGATTTGGTTCCCATAAAGTGAGAGAGTCATTTAAGGAGTAAAGTAAGTTATCACAACAATGATTGAGAAATCTACAGTTCAGGTCTAAAGAACATCATAGTTTGTTATATATGTACAATCATATGATCACAATAACAACAATTGATTTCTTTATCAATAATTGCGATGAATTACTTTATCATGTAAAGTGTCTACCTCACTTTGAGGGAGTCAAATACATTCTTATAGATTTGGTTGTTCTATAGTGAGAGAATAGGGTAACTTAAGTCATCGTGACCATTGATTGAGAAATTAATGGTTCAGATTTAAAGAACATGTTAGTTTGTTATACATGTAGAAGCTTAGATACAGCTACAAGGTGTTTGCTTTGAATCTAAGAACATGAGATCTTCTGTTTATTCTTAAAAGCAGTCATCGTTTGGAAAATAAATAGGAATTCTAAATGCCAAATATGTTGAAGAAGCAAACATAAAATGCATCAATTTACCCTAAACACAGTAGAAAAACTAAAGCATTAAGCAACTAGAGAAACCACTTACCCAATAATGTAAATATCTGCTGGCTCTTTGGTACAGAGCCAGTCCTCAATTTCAAGATCATTACATGGATGCTTTCCAGCAACATTCCAAGTGCCAACTGTTACTCTGCAAAATAACCATTTGTATAATGCATTTCATTAATATCATTAAATTAGTAACATGTTACATAACAAGATTGCCACCAGACCTCACTTCCTTAGTATTTATGTACTGAGCACGCAGAGTTTCTGAGTTTCCTCTTCTGTGTCTCATCTTGTAGGACTTCTTATAAGATGCATCTGAATAACACATATCAGGATTTGAACACACTGAGGTTATCAGGTGCTAAAAAAGACAATCATTTTAAGATCACAAATTAATCAAGCTAGTTGGTTAAAAGTTTTCTTACTTTCATAAACTTCTTGCCTACTAACAAAATTGAAACACTAATAATACTTAGACATCCAAACAGTTAGACACCCAACATacacctcatttttctctctagCTCCGTCTCTCTTCTATCACATTACGTCATATATTACATCTattatttctttctcttctcttcctttctcactTGTCTACAAAGTGTCCACAGTTGATAAAGATCATTTGTCCTCATTTGATGTTTATTTCCCTGTCCCACTAATGAAATTATGTCATATAGTCATGAGTATGACAATTATAACCTTATATGTGTGGTTTTTAAATGACATGTCATAATTTAATGAGTAGGACATAAAATGTG
This window harbors:
- the LOC130710285 gene encoding type I inositol polyphosphate 5-phosphatase 2-like isoform X3; translation: MKARRGKRSEAFWPSMVMKKWLNIKPKVYDFSEDEVDTETESEDEGCFNFHPACSPKASRMGVREDNPLRTESIFSSQTSDASYKKSYKMRHRRGNSETLRAQYINTKEVRVTVGTWNVAGKHPCNDLEIEDWLCTKEPADIYIIGFQEVVPLNAGNVLGAEDNTPISKWEAIIRKTLNKSSEPKSKRKSHSAPTSPTASADVLPDNNGANPLDNMINEEYLVGFDSDELEQEQEKSIISSIGNNLQLKRIHGIDLQTTLDWPERPLDANAIPLADSSPKLRRVLSSSALIGFNWTDNAVKFASGMKRSHQSSGNLTLLWKEQQQQVVPEVFDSLAEVSDIVLSDEEDDTFLELPDEEDANGIGTAKSHEMYVRIVSKQMVGIYVSVWVQRRLRRHINNLKVSPVGVGIMGYMGNKGSVSVSMSLFQSRMCFVCSHLSSGQKEGAEHRRNSDVHEILRRTRFSSVFDADQPQTIPSHDQIFWFGDLNYRINLLDVEVRKLVAQKKWDELMNYDQLSNELHSGHVFDGWKEGFVNFPPTYKYEFNSDKYVGENPKEGEKKRSPA